One window of Alteromonas sp. LMIT006 genomic DNA carries:
- the rplJ gene encoding 50S ribosomal protein L10, with protein MALGLAAKKEIVAEVSDVASQALSVAVAEYRGMEVAELTDLRIKAREQGVYLKVIRNTLAKRALADSKFADLDSALTGPLIYGFSIEAPGGAARLFKDYAKGNDKLKVTALSIGSGLLGPEKLDAVASLPTRDEALAKLLATFKAPVGKFVQTINEVPTKFVRVLAAIKDEK; from the coding sequence GTGGCACTAGGTTTAGCAGCAAAAAAAGAGATTGTAGCAGAAGTATCTGACGTTGCGTCTCAAGCTCTATCCGTTGCCGTCGCTGAATACCGTGGGATGGAAGTAGCTGAGTTAACAGATTTACGTATTAAAGCTCGTGAACAAGGCGTTTATCTAAAGGTTATTCGTAACACTTTAGCAAAGCGTGCACTTGCTGACAGTAAATTTGCTGACCTAGACAGCGCTTTAACTGGTCCTCTAATTTATGGTTTCTCTATCGAAGCACCAGGCGGTGCGGCGCGTCTTTTCAAAGACTACGCTAAGGGTAACGATAAGTTAAAGGTCACAGCGTTATCGATTGGTAGCGGTTTATTGGGTCCAGAGAAATTGGACGCAGTAGCTTCACTACCGACTCGCGACGAAGCGTTGGCGAAACTTCTTGCAACCTTCAAAGCACCGGTTGGCAAATTCGTTCAAACTATCAACGAAGTACCTACCAAATTTGTGCGTGTATTGGCGGCGATCAAAGACGAAAAATAA
- the rpoB gene encoding DNA-directed RNA polymerase subunit beta, with protein sequence MVYSFSEKKRIRKDFGKRPQVLDIPYLLSIQLDSFKKFIDVHGDTNVGLEAAFSSVFPIKSYSGNSELQYVSYRLGEPVFDVRECQIRSVTYSAPLRVKLRLVLFDKDANNAVKDIKEQEVYMGEIPLMTENGTFVINGTERVIVSQLHRSPGVFFDHDKGKTHSSGKVLYNARVIPYRGSWLDFEFDPKDNLFVRIDRRRKLPATIILRALEYTTEEILDMFYEGVQVRFEGDSVMMEIVADRLRGEIAQFDIIDNDGNVLVESGKRISARHTRALEKAKITELEVPAEYIIGRVLKNSIVDTDSGEVIAQANDELTAEMIENIKAAGVTEFSTLYINDLDHGSYISDTIRIDTTTDRLTALVEIYRMMRPGEPPTKDAAETLFDNLFFSDERYDLSAVGRMKFNRRLGREEITGEGTLSKEDIVAVMQQLITIRDGKDEVDDIDHLGNRRIRSVGEMAENQFRVGLVRVERAVKERLSLGDLDNVMPQDLINAKPISAAIKEFFGSSQLSQFMDQNNPLSEVTHKRRISALGPGGLTRERAGFEVRDVHPTHYGRVCPIETPEGPNIGLINSLASFARTNDYGFLETPYRKVVDGKVTDQIDYLSAIEETAYAVAQANIALDANGAIVDDLVPCRHRGETTLMQREDISYMDVSSQQIVSIAASIIPFLEHDDANRALMGANMQRQAVPTLRADKPLVGTGMEKIVAVDSGVTVVAKRGGVIDYVDASRIVVKVNTDETVAGEAGIDIYNLTKYTRSNQNTCINQKPTCNVGDPVVVGDVLADGPSTDLGELALGQNMRIAFMPWNGYNFEDSILISERVSQEDRFTTIHIQELSCVARDTKLGPEEISADIPNVGESALGKLDESGVVYIGAEVKGGDILVGKVTPKGETQLTPEEKLLRAIFGEKASDVKDTSLRVPNSVHGTVIDVQVFTRDGVEKDARAKEIEEMQLKEVKKDLSDELKILEDGIFAGARRLLEANGIDSAKLDDTPREKWFEIALKDEDAQAELESAAEQHAEVRSTFDKKLEQKRQKIIQGDDLQPGVLKVVKVYLAVKRQLQPGDKMAGRHGNKGVISTILPVEDMPYDENGTPVDIVLNPLGVPSRMNIGQILETHLGMAAHGLGAKIDAMIKEQAEVNQLREFLSEVYSTGESQQKVDIASFSDDEVKRLAQNLRKGVPVATPVFDGATEAEIKQLLKLADIPESGQITLFDGRTGRAFERPVTVGYMYMLKLNHLVDDKMHARSTGSYSLVTQQPLGGKAQFGGQRFGEMEVWALEAYGAAYTLQEMLTVKSDDVNGRTKMYKNIVDGNHKMEPGMPESFNVLLKEIRSLGINIELEEQ encoded by the coding sequence ATGGTTTACTCTTTTAGCGAGAAGAAACGTATCCGTAAGGATTTTGGCAAACGCCCTCAGGTATTGGATATTCCATACCTATTATCTATTCAGTTAGATTCATTCAAAAAATTCATTGATGTTCACGGCGACACCAATGTTGGCTTGGAAGCTGCTTTTAGCTCTGTATTTCCTATCAAGAGTTATTCAGGTAACTCAGAATTACAGTATGTCAGCTACCGCTTAGGCGAGCCAGTATTCGATGTACGTGAGTGTCAAATTCGCTCTGTAACTTATTCAGCGCCATTGCGCGTGAAGTTGCGCTTGGTGTTGTTTGATAAAGATGCGAATAACGCAGTCAAAGACATCAAAGAGCAAGAAGTCTACATGGGCGAAATCCCGCTAATGACCGAAAACGGTACATTCGTCATCAACGGTACTGAGCGTGTTATCGTATCTCAGCTACACCGTTCACCGGGTGTATTCTTTGACCATGATAAAGGTAAAACTCACTCATCAGGAAAAGTATTATATAACGCGCGAGTGATTCCTTATCGTGGTTCATGGTTAGACTTTGAATTTGATCCGAAAGACAATCTGTTTGTCCGTATTGACCGTCGTCGTAAGCTACCGGCTACTATCATTCTGCGTGCACTTGAGTATACCACTGAAGAAATCCTAGACATGTTTTATGAAGGTGTACAGGTACGCTTTGAAGGTGACAGCGTTATGATGGAAATTGTAGCGGATCGCCTTCGTGGTGAAATCGCGCAATTTGACATTATTGATAATGATGGCAACGTTCTAGTTGAAAGCGGCAAGCGTATTTCTGCACGTCATACTCGTGCTCTAGAAAAAGCAAAAATCACAGAGCTTGAGGTTCCAGCTGAATACATCATTGGTCGCGTGCTTAAAAACAGCATTGTGGACACCGATTCTGGTGAAGTCATAGCCCAGGCAAATGATGAATTAACGGCTGAAATGATTGAAAACATCAAAGCGGCTGGTGTCACTGAGTTCTCAACGCTTTACATTAATGACTTGGATCACGGTTCTTATATTTCTGATACCATTCGCATCGATACTACAACTGATCGTTTAACTGCATTAGTAGAAATTTATCGTATGATGCGTCCTGGTGAACCACCAACGAAAGACGCAGCAGAAACGTTATTCGACAACTTATTCTTCTCAGATGAGCGCTATGATTTATCTGCCGTTGGTCGTATGAAGTTCAACCGTCGTCTTGGCCGTGAAGAAATCACTGGCGAAGGCACTTTGTCTAAAGAAGACATCGTTGCGGTAATGCAGCAGTTGATTACGATTCGCGATGGTAAAGACGAAGTCGATGATATTGACCACTTGGGTAACCGTCGTATTCGTTCAGTTGGAGAAATGGCTGAAAACCAATTCCGCGTTGGTCTTGTTCGTGTTGAACGTGCCGTAAAAGAGCGTTTATCACTGGGTGATTTAGATAACGTCATGCCTCAAGATTTGATCAATGCAAAACCAATTTCAGCAGCGATCAAAGAGTTCTTCGGTTCATCACAGCTCTCCCAGTTTATGGACCAGAACAACCCGTTATCAGAAGTCACACACAAGCGTCGTATTTCTGCATTAGGCCCAGGCGGCTTGACTCGTGAACGTGCTGGCTTTGAAGTTCGAGACGTTCACCCAACGCACTATGGTCGGGTATGTCCAATCGAAACGCCGGAAGGTCCAAACATCGGCCTCATCAATTCATTGGCGTCATTTGCTCGTACCAATGACTACGGTTTCCTTGAAACCCCTTATCGCAAAGTGGTAGACGGTAAAGTAACCGACCAAATCGACTACCTTTCTGCGATTGAAGAAACAGCGTATGCAGTTGCTCAGGCAAACATCGCATTAGATGCTAACGGTGCGATTGTTGATGATCTAGTACCTTGTCGTCACCGTGGTGAAACCACATTGATGCAACGTGAAGACATCAGCTATATGGATGTTTCATCACAACAAATCGTATCGATCGCGGCGTCGATCATCCCATTCCTAGAACACGACGATGCGAACCGTGCCTTGATGGGTGCAAACATGCAACGTCAAGCCGTACCTACTCTGCGAGCTGATAAGCCGCTGGTTGGTACCGGTATGGAAAAAATCGTTGCGGTAGATTCTGGTGTAACGGTTGTCGCTAAACGCGGTGGTGTGATTGATTACGTCGATGCATCGCGCATTGTTGTAAAAGTCAATACAGATGAGACAGTCGCTGGTGAAGCAGGCATCGATATCTATAACCTGACTAAATATACGCGTTCAAACCAGAACACGTGTATCAATCAAAAACCAACGTGTAATGTTGGCGATCCAGTTGTGGTCGGTGACGTCCTTGCGGATGGCCCTTCGACTGACTTAGGTGAGCTTGCGCTTGGTCAGAACATGCGTATCGCGTTCATGCCTTGGAACGGTTACAACTTCGAAGACTCGATTCTGATTTCAGAGCGTGTCTCGCAAGAAGATCGTTTCACGACCATCCACATCCAAGAATTATCTTGTGTGGCACGTGATACCAAGCTTGGTCCAGAAGAGATTTCAGCCGACATTCCAAACGTGGGTGAATCAGCACTGGGTAAACTTGACGAATCTGGTGTTGTTTACATCGGTGCTGAAGTGAAAGGCGGCGATATCCTAGTAGGTAAAGTGACACCAAAAGGTGAAACTCAGTTAACGCCAGAAGAGAAGCTATTAAGAGCTATTTTTGGTGAAAAAGCTTCTGATGTAAAAGACACCTCTTTGCGTGTGCCAAACTCTGTTCACGGAACCGTTATCGACGTACAAGTCTTTACCCGTGACGGTGTCGAAAAAGACGCTCGTGCCAAAGAAATCGAAGAGATGCAGCTTAAAGAAGTTAAAAAAGACTTATCTGATGAGTTAAAAATCTTAGAAGATGGTATTTTTGCTGGGGCGCGTCGCTTACTTGAAGCAAATGGTATTGATAGTGCCAAGCTAGATGATACACCACGTGAAAAATGGTTCGAAATCGCACTGAAAGATGAAGACGCTCAAGCAGAGCTTGAATCTGCAGCCGAACAGCACGCAGAAGTACGTTCTACTTTCGATAAGAAATTAGAGCAAAAACGTCAGAAAATCATTCAAGGTGATGATTTACAACCTGGCGTACTTAAAGTTGTCAAAGTCTATCTTGCCGTTAAGCGTCAGCTGCAGCCTGGTGACAAGATGGCGGGTCGTCACGGTAACAAGGGTGTTATCTCAACTATCCTACCTGTTGAAGACATGCCTTATGACGAAAATGGCACACCAGTTGATATCGTACTGAATCCACTTGGTGTACCTTCGCGGATGAACATCGGTCAGATCCTTGAGACTCACTTGGGTATGGCTGCACATGGTCTTGGTGCGAAGATTGATGCGATGATCAAAGAACAAGCCGAAGTAAACCAACTTCGTGAGTTCTTATCTGAAGTTTACTCAACAGGTGAATCTCAGCAAAAAGTTGATATTGCGAGTTTCTCTGATGACGAAGTGAAACGTCTTGCGCAAAACTTGCGTAAAGGTGTGCCTGTTGCAACACCGGTGTTCGATGGTGCGACAGAAGCTGAAATTAAGCAATTACTGAAACTTGCAGACATTCCTGAGAGCGGTCAGATCACATTGTTTGATGGTCGTACCGGTCGTGCATTTGAGCGTCCAGTAACGGTTGGTTACATGTACATGCTCAAGCTCAACCACTTAGTGGATGATAAGATGCACGCACGTTCTACTGGCTCTTACTCACTTGTTACGCAGCAACCTCTGGGCGGTAAAGCACAGTTTGGTGGTCAGCGCTTCGGTGAGATGGAAGTATGGGCATTAGAAGCATACGGTGCTGCCTATACACTACAAGAAATGTTGACAGTGAAATCGGATGACGTGAACGGTCGTACTAAGATGTATAAGAACATCGTTGATGGTAACCACAAGATGGAACCAGGTATGCCGGAATCATTTAACGTATTGTTAAAAGAAATCCGTTCATTAGGTATCAATATTGAGTTGGAAGAACAATAA
- the rplL gene encoding 50S ribosomal protein L7/L12: MALTKDDILNAIAEMPVMELVELIEAAEEKFGVEATAAVAVAAGPAAAAEAAEEQTEFDVVLAGIGGNKVAVIKAVRGATGLGLKEAKELVESAPKAIKEGVSKEEAEELANTLKEAGAEVEVK, encoded by the coding sequence ATGGCTCTAACTAAAGATGATATCTTAAACGCGATTGCTGAAATGCCAGTTATGGAATTGGTAGAGTTAATCGAAGCAGCTGAAGAGAAATTCGGCGTAGAAGCTACTGCAGCAGTTGCTGTAGCAGCAGGTCCTGCTGCAGCTGCTGAAGCAGCTGAAGAGCAAACTGAATTTGACGTTGTCCTAGCGGGCATCGGTGGCAACAAAGTTGCTGTTATCAAAGCAGTTCGCGGCGCAACTGGCCTTGGCTTGAAAGAAGCTAAAGAGTTAGTTGAGTCTGCTCCAAAAGCAATCAAAGAAGGCGTAAGCAAAGAGGAAGCTGAAGAATTAGCGAACACTCTTAAAGAAGCTGGCGCTGAAGTTGAAGTTAAGTAA
- the rpoC gene encoding DNA-directed RNA polymerase subunit beta', translating into MKDLLKFLKQQNKTEEFDNIRIGLSSPDMVRSWSFGEVKKPETINYRTFKPERDGLFCARIFGPVKDYECLCGKYKRLKHRGVICEKCGVEVTLAKVRRERMGHIELASPVAHIWFLKSLPSRIGLMLDMTLRDIERVLYFESYVVTEPGMTNLERSQMLTEEEYLDALEEHGDEFEAKMGAEAVFDLLKVLDVDADVAAMREELPSINSETKRKKITKRLKLLESFQQSGNKPEWMIMTVLPVLPPDLRPLVPLDGGRFATSDLNDLYRRVINRNNRLKRLLDLAAPDIIVRNEKRMLQEAVDALLDNGRRGRAITGSNKRPLKSLADMIKGKQGRFRQNLLGKRVDYSGRSVITVGPTLKLHQCGLPKKMALELFKPFIYGKLEFRGLATTIKAAKKLVEREAPEVWDVLDEVIREHPVLLNRAPTLHRLGIQAFEPTLIEGKAIQLHPLVCAAFNADFDGDQMAVHVPLTLEAQLEARALMMSTNNILSPANGEPIIVPSQDVVLGLYYLTRDRVNGRGEGMVFADPKEAEKAYRTEQAELHARVKVRITQYEVNESGEKVANTSLVDTTVGRALLSTILPQGLDFALINQPMKKKQISNLLNECYRKLGLKDTVIAADQIMYTGFHYAMIAGASVGIDDMVIPEEKKDIIEAAEAEVVQIQEQFNSGLVTGGERYSKVLDIWTAANEKVAKAMMSNLEKDTVINAQGEPEDQTSFNSVYMMADSGARGSAAQIRQLAGMRGLMAKPDGSIIETPITANFREGLNVLQYFISTHGARKGLADTALKTANSGYLTRRLVDVAQDLVITNDDCGTLEGVVMTPLIEGGDVVEPLRERVLGRVVAEDVIMPGGEEVLVARNTLLDEALVDMLEANSVDQVVVRSVITCDNDHGVCAKCYGRDLARGHMVASGEAVGVIAAQSIGEPGTQLTMRTFHIGGAASRASAENSVAVKNAGSIKYHNQKTVRNQDGKLVVVSRSTEITVIDENGREKERYKVPYGAILAHEDGTQVNGGDIVANWDPHTHPIITERAAKISFADVDESNTETQTDDLTGLSRIVVKDLATVNAKEPKLILESDEFGLQEIRLPSGTAILATNGMDAKEGDVLARIPQEGSKNRDITGGLPRVADLFEARKPKEPAILAEHTGIIGFGKETKGKKRLTITRADNGDVYEEMIPKWRQLNVFEGESVQKGEVIADGPESPHDILRLRGISAVSNYIVNEVQEVYRLQGVKINDKHIEVVIRQMLRKCIILDAGDSQFLEGEQLEVSQVKIANRALEKEGKVPAKYETQLLGITKASLSTESFISAASFQETTRVLTEAAVQGKEDELRGLKENVIVGRLIPAGTGFAYHEKRAARKAGAEVELSMTADEAAAAITEALNAETEMPQTDEE; encoded by the coding sequence ATGAAAGATTTATTAAAGTTTCTAAAACAGCAAAATAAAACCGAAGAGTTCGATAATATTCGCATCGGTTTATCTTCACCTGACATGGTTCGTTCATGGTCTTTTGGTGAAGTGAAAAAGCCTGAAACCATTAACTACCGTACGTTCAAACCTGAGCGTGACGGTTTGTTCTGTGCTCGTATTTTTGGGCCGGTCAAAGACTATGAGTGCTTGTGTGGTAAATACAAGCGCTTAAAGCACCGCGGTGTGATCTGTGAAAAGTGCGGCGTTGAAGTCACGCTTGCCAAGGTTCGTCGTGAGCGCATGGGCCACATTGAATTAGCATCACCTGTTGCACACATATGGTTCTTAAAATCACTGCCATCTCGCATTGGTTTGATGCTTGATATGACGCTGCGTGACATTGAACGCGTATTATATTTTGAAAGCTATGTTGTAACCGAGCCGGGCATGACCAATCTTGAGCGCTCTCAGATGCTAACTGAAGAAGAGTATTTGGATGCACTAGAAGAGCACGGTGATGAGTTTGAAGCAAAAATGGGTGCCGAAGCGGTATTTGATTTGCTCAAAGTATTAGATGTTGATGCGGACGTTGCGGCAATGCGCGAAGAGTTACCGTCGATCAACTCTGAAACTAAGCGTAAGAAAATCACTAAGCGTTTAAAATTGTTAGAGTCATTCCAGCAGTCTGGCAACAAGCCAGAGTGGATGATCATGACAGTACTTCCAGTATTGCCACCTGATCTTCGTCCATTAGTACCGCTAGATGGCGGTCGTTTTGCGACGTCTGATTTGAACGACTTGTATCGTCGAGTAATCAACCGTAACAACCGTTTGAAGCGTCTATTGGACCTTGCTGCACCAGATATCATCGTGCGCAACGAAAAACGTATGTTACAAGAAGCGGTTGATGCCTTACTTGATAACGGCCGTCGTGGACGAGCAATCACCGGCTCGAACAAGCGTCCATTAAAATCGCTTGCTGACATGATCAAAGGTAAGCAAGGCCGTTTCCGTCAAAACCTTCTTGGTAAGCGTGTTGACTACTCTGGTCGTTCTGTAATTACCGTTGGTCCTACCCTGAAACTGCATCAGTGTGGTTTACCGAAGAAGATGGCACTTGAGTTGTTCAAGCCATTTATCTACGGCAAGTTAGAATTCCGTGGTCTTGCCACCACCATTAAAGCGGCGAAGAAGCTGGTTGAACGTGAAGCACCTGAGGTGTGGGACGTTCTTGACGAAGTGATTCGTGAGCATCCAGTGTTATTGAACCGTGCACCAACGCTTCACCGTTTGGGGATCCAGGCGTTTGAACCGACGTTGATCGAAGGTAAAGCCATTCAGCTTCACCCATTGGTTTGTGCGGCGTTTAACGCGGACTTCGACGGTGACCAAATGGCGGTTCACGTTCCATTGACACTCGAAGCGCAACTTGAAGCACGTGCATTGATGATGTCAACGAACAACATTCTTTCACCAGCAAACGGTGAGCCAATCATTGTTCCATCACAGGACGTTGTATTGGGCTTGTATTACCTAACACGTGACCGTGTCAACGGTCGTGGTGAAGGTATGGTGTTTGCGGACCCGAAAGAAGCTGAAAAAGCGTATCGCACTGAACAAGCTGAATTGCATGCTCGTGTGAAGGTTCGTATCACTCAGTATGAAGTGAACGAGTCTGGCGAAAAAGTGGCAAATACCTCTTTGGTTGATACGACCGTTGGTCGTGCATTGCTTTCGACAATCTTACCGCAAGGTTTGGATTTTGCGTTGATCAACCAGCCAATGAAGAAGAAGCAAATCTCAAATCTTTTGAACGAGTGTTATCGTAAGCTCGGTCTAAAAGACACAGTTATTGCTGCTGACCAAATCATGTACACCGGTTTCCACTATGCGATGATCGCAGGTGCGTCAGTTGGTATCGATGACATGGTGATCCCTGAAGAGAAGAAAGACATCATCGAAGCAGCTGAAGCTGAAGTCGTACAAATTCAGGAGCAGTTCAACTCAGGTCTAGTAACGGGTGGTGAGCGCTATTCAAAAGTATTGGATATCTGGACAGCGGCAAACGAAAAAGTCGCAAAAGCGATGATGAGCAATCTCGAGAAAGATACGGTCATCAACGCACAAGGCGAACCTGAAGACCAGACTTCGTTTAACTCGGTTTATATGATGGCCGACTCAGGTGCTCGTGGTAGTGCTGCTCAGATCCGTCAGCTAGCGGGTATGCGTGGTTTGATGGCAAAACCGGATGGCTCAATCATCGAGACACCGATCACGGCAAACTTCCGTGAAGGTCTAAATGTACTTCAGTACTTTATCTCTACTCACGGTGCGCGTAAAGGTCTTGCCGATACCGCATTGAAGACGGCTAACTCTGGTTATCTTACACGTCGTTTGGTTGACGTGGCGCAGGATTTGGTCATTACTAACGACGATTGTGGCACCTTAGAAGGTGTTGTAATGACCCCTCTAATTGAAGGTGGAGACGTTGTTGAGCCATTGCGTGAGCGTGTACTTGGTCGTGTGGTTGCTGAAGATGTCATCATGCCAGGTGGTGAAGAAGTGCTCGTTGCACGTAATACGTTACTTGATGAAGCACTGGTAGACATGCTTGAGGCCAACTCGGTTGACCAAGTTGTGGTTCGTTCAGTTATCACTTGTGACAACGATCACGGTGTATGTGCTAAATGTTATGGTCGTGACCTAGCGCGTGGCCATATGGTTGCCTCTGGTGAAGCGGTTGGTGTTATCGCTGCTCAGTCAATCGGTGAGCCAGGCACACAGTTAACCATGCGTACCTTCCACATTGGTGGTGCGGCATCACGTGCGTCTGCAGAAAACTCAGTAGCCGTGAAGAACGCAGGTTCGATCAAATATCACAACCAAAAAACCGTTCGCAATCAAGACGGCAAGCTCGTAGTGGTATCACGTTCAACTGAAATTACAGTTATTGATGAAAACGGTCGTGAGAAAGAGCGCTATAAAGTGCCTTACGGTGCCATCTTAGCGCACGAAGACGGTACTCAGGTTAACGGTGGCGACATCGTAGCAAACTGGGATCCGCATACTCACCCAATCATCACAGAACGTGCAGCGAAGATTTCATTTGCTGACGTAGATGAATCAAATACCGAAACGCAAACAGATGACCTAACTGGTCTATCGCGTATCGTTGTTAAAGATTTAGCGACGGTAAATGCAAAAGAGCCTAAGTTAATCCTTGAGTCTGATGAGTTCGGTTTACAAGAAATTCGCTTACCAAGTGGTACGGCAATTCTTGCAACCAATGGTATGGATGCGAAAGAAGGTGACGTGTTAGCACGTATTCCTCAAGAAGGTTCTAAAAACCGTGACATTACCGGTGGTCTACCGCGCGTTGCAGATTTGTTCGAAGCGCGTAAGCCAAAAGAGCCTGCGATATTAGCAGAGCACACTGGTATCATTGGCTTCGGTAAAGAAACCAAAGGTAAGAAGCGTTTGACTATCACTCGTGCTGACAATGGTGACGTATACGAAGAGATGATTCCAAAATGGCGTCAACTTAACGTGTTTGAAGGTGAATCAGTACAAAAAGGTGAGGTTATCGCCGATGGTCCAGAGTCACCACATGATATCTTGCGTCTACGCGGTATCAGTGCAGTCTCTAACTACATCGTGAACGAAGTACAAGAAGTCTATCGTTTACAAGGTGTTAAGATCAACGATAAGCACATCGAAGTCGTTATCCGCCAGATGCTACGTAAGTGTATCATTCTTGATGCAGGTGATTCGCAGTTCTTAGAAGGCGAGCAATTAGAAGTTTCACAAGTGAAAATTGCTAACCGCGCGCTGGAGAAAGAAGGCAAAGTCCCTGCTAAGTACGAAACACAGCTATTGGGGATTACCAAAGCGTCACTCTCAACTGAGTCATTCATCTCAGCTGCATCGTTCCAGGAGACCACGCGTGTCCTTACGGAAGCAGCGGTACAAGGTAAAGAAGATGAGTTACGCGGTTTGAAAGAAAACGTCATCGTGGGTCGTCTGATCCCAGCTGGTACTGGTTTCGCGTATCACGAAAAACGCGCAGCTCGCAAAGCGGGTGCGGAAGTTGAATTGTCTATGACAGCGGATGAAGCTGCAGCGGCAATTACTGAAGCATTAAATGCGGAAACAGAGATGCCACAGACTGACGAAGAATAA
- the rplA gene encoding 50S ribosomal protein L1 has product MAKLSKRMRAIREKVDANKEYQLNEAVALLKEFATAKFAESVDVAVNLGIDARKSDQNVRGATVLPHGTGKDVRVAVFTQGANAEAAKEAGADIVGMEDLAEQVKKGEMNFDVVVASPDAMRVVGQLGQILGPRGLMPNPKTGTVTPDVATAVKNAKSGQVQYRNDKNGIIHASIGKIAFEEAAIAGNLEALLEALKKAKPSSAKGTYIKKVSLSTTMGAGVTLDQASLGLK; this is encoded by the coding sequence ATGGCAAAATTATCTAAGCGCATGCGCGCAATTCGCGAAAAAGTAGACGCGAACAAAGAATACCAACTGAACGAAGCTGTTGCATTATTAAAAGAATTTGCAACCGCAAAATTCGCAGAAAGTGTTGACGTTGCTGTAAACCTTGGCATCGACGCTCGTAAATCTGACCAAAATGTTCGTGGTGCAACGGTATTACCACACGGTACGGGTAAAGACGTACGTGTTGCAGTGTTTACTCAAGGCGCTAATGCAGAAGCAGCAAAAGAAGCGGGTGCTGACATTGTGGGTATGGAAGACTTAGCGGAACAAGTTAAGAAAGGCGAAATGAACTTTGACGTTGTTGTTGCATCTCCTGATGCGATGCGTGTTGTGGGTCAATTAGGTCAAATCTTAGGTCCTCGTGGTCTAATGCCTAACCCTAAGACTGGCACGGTTACTCCTGATGTAGCGACTGCGGTTAAGAACGCGAAGTCTGGTCAGGTACAATATCGTAACGACAAGAACGGTATTATCCATGCAAGCATTGGTAAGATTGCTTTTGAAGAAGCCGCAATTGCTGGCAACTTAGAGGCATTGCTTGAAGCATTGAAGAAAGCGAAGCCTTCTTCTGCAAAAGGTACATACATCAAGAAAGTTAGCTTATCCACCACTATGGGTGCGGGCGTTACTTTAGACCAAGCGTCTTTAGGCCTTAAATAA
- the rplK gene encoding 50S ribosomal protein L11, translating into MAKKISGLIKLQVGAGAANPSPPVGPALGQHGVNIMEFCKAFNAKTESLEKGAPVPVEITVYEDRSFTFITKTPPASFLLKKAAGIKSGSGRPNTEKVGTVTRAQLEEIAKTKEPDLTAASLDAAVNTIAGSARSMGLNVEG; encoded by the coding sequence ATGGCTAAGAAAATTTCTGGCTTAATTAAGCTACAAGTCGGCGCTGGCGCTGCAAATCCATCACCACCTGTTGGTCCTGCACTAGGTCAGCACGGTGTGAACATCATGGAATTCTGTAAAGCGTTCAACGCTAAAACAGAAAGCCTAGAAAAAGGCGCTCCAGTTCCTGTTGAAATTACGGTTTATGAAGATCGTTCTTTCACATTCATCACCAAGACTCCTCCTGCGTCATTCTTATTGAAAAAAGCAGCAGGCATCAAGAGCGGTTCAGGTCGTCCAAATACTGAGAAAGTCGGTACTGTGACACGTGCGCAATTAGAAGAAATTGCAAAAACCAAAGAACCTGATCTAACTGCAGCAAGCTTAGACGCAGCTGTTAACACCATTGCTGGCTCTGCGCGCAGCATGGGCTTGAATGTAGAGGGCTAA